The stretch of DNA ACGCAACTGCGTATGGAGGCAGAACATGGATGAACAATATCCAGTCTCTAGATTTTGTGGCACCGTCAGTTTACAAGATGCACTCGTCAGACCGATCCTTTTGAGCAGTAATATCTCATATAATGATATGAATCTGCAGTTTGGATGTGGATTCCTCTGCTATGGCAGTCCTTGTGACACAGGCTACCTACTTGCAACTTTCTTTGCTGTTTACGACATTGATGGTAGGCTGTTTGATATGGAAATGGTGTGGAGTTCTAACCGAGACCAGATGGTGCAAGAAAATGCAACCCTAACACTCAGCTCCATAGGACAACTTGTATTAAGGAACTCAGATGGCACTTTCGTGTGGTCTGCAAATACATCCACCCAGCTTTTCAAAGGATGGTGATACGAGAATCTGGGAACCTTGTTCTCTATAACACCTCTGATGGAATCATCTGGCAGTCTTTTGACTATCCAACTGATACCCTGCTGCGAGGGCAGAAATTAAAGGCAGGACAGAAGATTACAGCAAACATTTCTCATAAGAATACAAGCCAATGTCGTTTCTATTGTACCTTGCTTCATGATAGTTTTGCTATGTTTACAGCCTCTGCACCTGCTAAAATGTATTTCAGATATCCCGAGACACGTGCAGGTGTTGAGTTCTCTTATATTCAGTTCGACAATCAGTCCGTCCATATATATTCTCAAGGAGGAGGACCACCGTCAATCAATTTATCAGTATCCAAAACCTACCTTTACTTTAGGTTAGATTCAGATGGACATTTAAGGGTTTGCTCCATCCTCCAAACAACGGGAAGATCTTCCCCTGACTATCTGCCATCCTTTATGAGATCAGTGGCTGAGTGCGATTATCCAAGACCATGCGGAGACTATGGTGTTTGCACAAATGGTCAGTGCAGCTGTCCAACAAATGGCAATGCTTTCAAACCGATTGATGTCACAGAACCCAATTTCGGATGTGTTCCTCGCGTTCCTCTGGTGTGCTCAGATAAAAGTAGGCGCAAAGATCATCACTTTTTGGAACTGGAGCACGTTTCCTACTTTACATATGTTTTCGAAAATGCCTCCAGACCAGGATTGATTTCATCTGAGGAATGTAAAAGACTTTGCCCTGAAGACTGCTCTTGCAAAGCAGCTTTTTTCAGGTATGAGGCCAATTTTTGTACTGGTTATTGCTATCTAGAGTCCAATATCTATTCTATGAAAACTAATAGTCCAGTACATGAGTTTTACAATTCCGCTGCTTATATTAAAATCCAGTCAAGGTCCAAGCGCAGTAAATACTTGGTTGTCGTCATCATCTGTGCTTCTGTGGGCGGAGCGCTAGCTCTATTAATCTTATTGTGGGCATGGATAAATAAGTCTCAGAATAGCAGACAGCagacagaaaaggatgaagatgatggtGAGCATGATCATGTAGATTGGCCAGGACGCTTACCATTGTCGTTCTCATTCCAAGATTTGCAAGACGCAACAAATGGCTTTAGTATGAAGTTAGGAAGAGGAGGGTTCGGGTCAGTTTACGAAGGTGTTTTGGCTGACGGCTCAAAGATAGCAGTGAAGCGCCTTGATGGGGCAGGACAATAAGAAAGGGAATTCCGGGCAGAAGTGGAAACTCTAGGAAAAATTGATCATCTTAATTTGGTAAGACTGAAGGGCTTTTGTGCAGAAAAGGCCCATCGAATGCTTGTATACGAGTATCTACCAAATGGGTTTCTGGACAAATGAATTTTTTCCAAAAATACCCATCGACATTATCTAGATTGGAAGACTAGATACAAAGTAGTTCTGAATATTGCAAGAGGATTGACATATTTACATGAAGATCGTCAAGAACAGATAATACACTTCGACATCAAGCCTCAGAACATTCTCCTGGATCAAAATTTCAATGCTAAGGTCTCAGATTTTGGTTTGGCAAAGTTGGTTAACAGAGAGCAAAGCGAAGTGATAACCATGATGAGAGGGACACCAGGGTATATGGCACCAGAGTTACTGAACTTGCATTTCACAGAGAAGGCAGATATATTTAGCTTTGGTGTTATGGTGATAGAAATTGTCAGCGGAAAACGAAGCAGAGAGCTTTCAAAGGACGGCTTGTTTTCAGTGTTACGAGTTAAGGCAGAGGAAGGGAGGTCAATAGATCTGGTCTATCCAGGACATGAAAATGAGCAAAATGGCGTAAAAGAGGCGGCAATAAAATTGTTAAAAGTGGGAATGTGGTGTGTACAGGACAATTTTACTCGGCGACCAGCGATGTCTATTGTGGTGAAGGCGTTGGAGGGTTTAATAGATACGTTTGATGATGTTCCATGGGCCTTAGAAGGGTTAACAGTTGCTTCTGATCAGCAGTCTCTCTTCTCATCTGAGCTGTCCTATGCTCCTATAACTTGTGTGTTATCTGGACCTAGATGATTTAGTTATGTTCTTGTTTTCACTACAGGCTTTTCTTTACCAATAAACCTGAGTCTATTAGTTGTCTTGGGATAGTGTGCAGCAAATTATTTCTAAGCAGTAGTATTTTCTAGACCTTCGGAACATATGATTCCCATGGAAACCTGTGCATGCTCTCTAGATAATGGTGctgtttttctagattttttttgcTTCCTTCCGTGAAATGCATTTTGTGGGTTGTTCTTACCTGCTATCAGAATTGCATCACTTTTTATTCAGCAGTTTGCCAAACAACATTTGATTTACGAAGTTCATTGCATCATGTGGTAAAACTGGAGTATTGGAATAGAGCATGGCCATCAATCACAACAGAATCAAAAGTAAGTTTGTGCCACACATTATAGTTGCAACTGACCTAATTAGTATCGATTCAAAACGAAAAAATCATGCACAAGTCATGTAATTTGTCTTGTAAAATGCTAAAAGGGGATGCTAATTGCACAAATCTGCAAGGGAAAATCAATCTTCTAATTGCATTTCATACAACAAATTGGGAGCTTATGTTTCATATTAATTGTCATTCAACAGCGTCGAAAAAAATTTTGCAAAGCTCTGTTACCGCTTTAAGCTTAGGAACATTTGTCTCCTGCGAAAATCTGTGTATGCTCTCAAATACGGTTGTCCTTTCTAAGATTTCCTTTCTCTGTTTTCTCAAAATGCAATTGGCTGATTGACTTTCCCTGGAAGGTTTGTGAATTTCCGATCATCTAAAATTAGAGGTTTAACTAAATGTTTTTTGGTCGTTGTTCCCCTGTGAAGTGTAGGAGAGAACAGGGGACGTCACATATCTAAATAGTACTGAATTGAAATTTTCTTCAATACAAGAGGGAATacagaaaaaataaacaaaattctaAACATCTTTCCATCTAACCCCACTGTCCCTGTTTCTCCTTAACACCAAAACCAATGTTATCTCTTTCCTCCTAGAATTTTGACCTCTGTGTCACCCTTGTTCCAGAATTCTGAGTTTACCCCAAACTCCAAAATCTCATCTTTGTTCTATTCTGGAGGTTCCCTAAACCCCAGAACTAGGTCACCCTGGATCCCAAGGTCCATGAGGAAATGGGTGTAACAGAGGAGGCATTTAAATTGTTAAAAGTGGGAATATTGTGTGTACAGGACAATTCAACCAGACGACCAGCAATGCCCATAGTGGGCAAGGCGTCGGACGTTTAAATAGACATGTTTAACGATGTTTCATTTGCATGAGCAGGGTCAACAGTTGCCTCTAATTAGTAGTCTATCTACTCATTTAAGTTCTCCTATACTACTACAACTTctgtgttatctgaacctagaagATTTTATTTATTTGCTTAATTTTCTCTACAGGCTTTTCTATACTAACAACATCCAACCATCTCTAACTTAATTCCAGTATGTTTGAATGTTGACTACACCTTCATAGTCCGCCTCTAATCAGGCAGTTGCTATCAGCCCATGCTCATAACTGTGTTCTATCCTGTGCTCCTAGTTCTGTGACTTATGAACTTTGTATAATTTCTCTTCATTTATTTGGATAAATCGCTATTATATCTTTGTAATCTGATTCTTAattcaatgaaaaaaaaattgaataaaaagtaAAATTCATCATTCACATATACCATTCTCGAAtgagttttatttttaatattaaattataaacacAGAAAAGTTTTACAAAGTATTAGTCACTCTGTTCGCAAAACAATTTTACAAATAACTGCATGACAGATTCTCGAATGATGGTATTTACAAGACAATGTTGAAGAGACTTATTAAGGTTCACATCGACCATTGTACTCTGACTGATCCAAAAAGACTAAATGGGTATATTGATAGTCCTACTAAGGTAATAGTAGACCAATTAGATTTACTGAAGTATCATAAGATCTCCATCATACTTTCATAAATGTTCACATCTATTTTCATAGATTTTTTATATAACTttttaatagtaatttttattataataatttaaattatttttatgtttattaaatataatttaagatGTAataactgatgatcatataatgtAAACGGAGAAATATTATATCACTACAAAATGGTTTTCTCACATATTGTAAAGAATAAATTCATTTGAAGGAGAGGTGGGGTGTCATTTCAATTTCTAGTAATCAAAATACTGTGCACAAAATATTGCAACAATTCTCTCACGCTTTATATTGCACTAAAATATATTTTAGTAGAATagcttatattttttaaatataatagtAAGAATGATTTATTTTCCTATTAATAAGGAGAGGGTCTTTTTCATAATAATCTAAATACTTTTTAACAACATCTATTCATGTAAGAATATTTCATAAGTATTTCTTGAAAGGCCTTATGGATCTACTTGGATGGATTTCATTCATACAAGTTCCCTACAACAAAACATTAGAAGGATATTGTATTTGTTGTAGTAGATAGATTTTAAAAACAACGCATTGTGTTTTCTTGCAATAAAACCATTGCATCACATGAGATTATGTGTCCcttcttcaatcatcttcaatTATATTTTGGGATACCTACATCAATTGTGTTTGAAAATGTCCATCGATACATTTTACTAATCCTTGCGAGAGATATTGGGTACCTAACTAGATCACTCCATGACCTTTCAACCATGGAGAACTAGTTAGATAGAGGTGGTTAGTCACAAACTTAAAAATGTATTGCGCATCTATAACTATGCCCACTTATACTCTTGGGATGACAACCTACTACATATCAAGGATAGATAACACGAATCTTTGCATAGGTTTACGGGACATAGTCCTTTTTGGACTTGTCAAGTTTCAACCTACAACACAAATCATCATATCCTACCATGCACTAGTAAATTTGGAGCCATACAAACATGAATATAAGGAGAAAAGGTTAAAAAATTATACATATTTAAGGGATCCACTAGTAGGTTTAGTTGATTTTATCTTACTAATAATATAAATATAGAGAACATCATGACATGCATTGTACACTTCCCTTTTTTAAAGGTaagttgtaatgcccgccaaaataccctagagaaatataactaACTATCATGCAATAGAGATAATAATTATATTGTTAAAATCATCTTTATCTAATGCAACATAAACAACTAGATTTCTCAATGCAATAATATCCATATAGCAATATGCATATAATCACTTTAAACATAACCATAAGATTACAAAATGCAAGTagaaataaacatcatcacataacTGATCAATTACATTAtctagggtatcttaacgtcatTACTTTAACCATCATTTACTCTCAACATTACTATCAACATTATAAGAGAACATCCATTAATCTATATATCATAATATAGCCAATTTCCCTACGCATATTCTACATATTTCAAATACCATTATTCCCCTTAAattcattttagagcaccaatccaaatgttcctaatttcCAATATCATTCCATTCATTATTCCTTTACCAAGAAATGTCTACAATATATCTATTCATCTTTATCACTATCTAAAATGCACATCAACATAATGCTAAGTATATGATTAACCCATAACATCATTACACTAACCATGATTCCAATTCCTTTCTTTATAAATGCCCAATAACCAAGATACCATATAAACTCAACAAGGATTACAACATTATATTTCTATACAAGGAATCATGACCACAACCTAATAAATTATTTCCAAAACATATGAGTACACATCTTACATCATACAACATAGTTCCAATGTAAAAATACTACTAACTCATGAATCCTACTAATATTAATGCCATATGAATTACAGTACAATAATAtgctccaagaatccatccataGCCAAAGAGATAATGAATCCACGCACAAAAGTATCCAAcggagaacatcccaatggaagaaggcatcaaaccacccaaccatgtggaaccataaggaaccaccccttgtgttaggagatgacacaagatcccacaccacactctagatctaggttgacacACAACAACCAAGGGATATTACTCCACACATCACACGGCTAAATATAAAACTCAAGATAACATAAGACATAAGACCTCCAGAGGTATTCCACAAATCAAGGCTTAAgttgctaggacctacatgtagggaaagagtgtcatcgcatgctatCACAATAAAACAACAATGGCAAACATGGGCTCTTATCTCAGATTATGTGATACTCATGTGGATCCATCTCGACCTTTAGGAAGTAAGGGAGATTAGCCCACCCAGATTACCAAGGCCTACCCAATCCTATCCCAGATCTAAATCATTACCCCTGGGCAAGGTATTGGTGCCACAatatccatttcttatcttattaagatgaattaCTACCACCCTTCCCTCCTAGAAATAAtgtattaagttatcacttgattacaaggaaAACTTCCATTGAGTTATCCTGGTGGTCTAGACCCCGAGTAACCTAGCTATCTACTCCTCACAAccccagtcactcacttggaaaCCCACTTCTCCTAGCATGCAACTAGACCATAGGGTAAACAACATATACATCTCATTGCTCTCAATGACATAAACCAAGAGCCTCATCTATAACAAGGCTAGataggtatgtgcaggatcatggtgggccaaacagacccttaagtggtaatgaaaatcagaaaaacagAGTTAgccaacttgacataaaaatttgaataagttacaaacattattttgaaattatgtaagaatagaatttgtagaaaatcgaatgtagtttctaagctactagttgttttatgaaaaaaaaaatctatttgatgaaaatttaaaattacaatGCGTAAGAAgcaggtgtatgtctgaccaccctagaaccataatcaaattaatatatttttttataagattttagatataagtagaagactcgtgTCTAGATGTGACAaatgtaattttgtattttttaaaaaataaacaattaattatgATTTTGTTACTACaaccttttaaaaatttaaaaactcgtatgtttgaccaccataacttggtcaaaactttgttGCTAATATCAAAAGAGtttgaaatgagtgaaggaaagaGAGGAAGTGGTGGAGGCTCTAGGCTTTCCTCGGGGGAGGAGGAGGCCGACTTTGAAGACGATGGAGACAACGAGGCTTGGCTTGTTGCGGGAGTTGTTAACTTTGTCTGTAGTTTGTGCTCGTGTGGTTGGTGTTCTGTTTCGCATGGTTGTGGGTGTGGGTTTGGCCCAAGTTGGGAGTGGAAGGGTTGTCATTTCTATTAATAAGGACAATGCTTGTGGCTTTTGCACATCTCCCACCCTCTTCTTGCTCTCCCTTTCTATCCTTGGCAGGCATTGGGCGCCTTCTATCGCTTTTGGGTGCTTGGTGTAGGGCTTTGCCAGATCTTGGTTCTATGCGGCTATTTTGGTGGGAGTCATCGAATATGGGTGTGAGAAAACCCTCAATTGTCTCCTTGTCTCATCCTTGGTTTGGGTTTCTTCTGCTCTGCCCTATTTTTCAGTTCTCTATTTGCAGTGGGTTgccctcctatagaggtggagtggTTGCTTGTGTGTTGGGTTGGGAGAGGATTGCATGGGCAGTCAGTTTGCTCTCTGCAttgtcctattgaggtggccctttctcctattgaggtggagactaGGTGTGAGGAAGTGGTTCGACTTTTGTTGGCTACGAGTGGACTTTTTGGACCATTAGTTTTCTTTCCTCATTGGcctattgaggtggccctttctcctattgaggtggaaagaAGGGGTGAGGGATCTTTTTGGCTGTTGATGTTCGTGATGCTAGTTGAGGGCGCCTATCAATTCTTTCTTAGTCTCCTTCACAATTGAGTTTAGgttctgtagcatcgtaaattgtacgcactcgctagggtggtacaatttcacacctagtttagcacccgccttagtgcattttgcattctgcattgcatttctccttaagcacttaattaatcaaattaattaggtctaaggttcctatttcatcattctctacatcataaagttgggccctttcactaaagagcgcccttcgcattttattcctccaatacatcacttaatcaaaaaccctaattaagtcctattccgaacttgggggcttggtttcggggtcaaaacatcttgaaatcacctgtaacttcgggattctctctaaaatcatcatatccgacggccctgaaaatttggtgaaaagttgtcgggaccatggcgcccgtgcacatggtcccggacatttttcctgaaattttaggagcgcgatccaatcataaaataaagcttaaccccaagaaattggcgggatattcaatctctaggtcggccaaaatacgaatttacgacctagggtttcatacataagaactctctttcttcatttggaaggatcggatttttgtttccaggaacttcatatgcagtgaaagagcagatctttgaggacttcaacaacattcaacatcattctatcaagcatctatcaaattcattcatccacttagggcttggaagacattgaagaacaataggagattaccgactgaagattggcttgtactcctcccttgagggttgggtatgatttcgtattgttttcatgtctttgcataagctttgatacatcatttattcatgctttagatcacattgcatcttgatttagagcatttacattatcatttacaagcaattagggtttactttctaggttgctctagtttgctttcttgcattttggaccttgcacacacactaggtctacacacacacaatacattttacaaaacaacttggctattcgtggaggtggaaatcaccgaagcgggggtttgactaaggcaaaaccctatatagccgcccctcccccttttcagatattattgcaggtttcgagattcggacgatgcCACGGGATACAGATTCGGAGAGAGAAagctgagacagaaccctgtgtgaaattgcagatcagaagactaggataggggcgctgggcgccctggtcctgccaggacaggggcgctgggcgccctggtccctgggacagaggcgctgggcgccctggtcctccagacagacagtgtttcagagtgcagaacagtggttttcggtgcagttttcaggacagtggcgcccgcgccctcgtcccgaacattttcagtccgattttgactccgggtacatatctgcattcttatttcgtccttgtacttacagctattcattgtttaatctcaattctgcaatcttgttattagttcatacttgcattttgggattagggtttgaacttgcattacttgattttacaatttcaacaagggaatagaaatcctaatagatatcccgtggctctctctttcaccaaaagaagtagccaattgtgcgatatctctaggctctttcgtattccgtaatgtgtgtcaaaaggtaggattagggcatgattaacctagtctcgcttttttcccctacacattttggtgaacccgacgtgaatctatcattgcttcctcttgcattgcatttgttagacctagatctagatttagtgtgttttcatttcgtttcattaaaaaaaaaaaaagcattgcatttgttagacctagatctagatttagtgtgttttcatttcgtttcattaaaaaaaaaaaaagagtgtgtctCTTTGCATTGTGtgattaaattttatgcaatcttttcaaaatgtcagatttttatttgcaaaacgttcatgcttttgatgattattatgagtatagccaagatgaattagatgaagccttagatgagtttttaaaccctaaggatgccaaaccttcattttaccaaaaactcataaaccttgttactatgccatttaggtgtgacgagaaagataagtcgaatggttcctctcaaggatacattcctatccactcttcccctgagtctagtaacatggttgttttcaataatcccctctatgaggagatgtctccttttgaatcaaaagacaaaccttttaactgatatgatcatgctttgttggatgatgctcttgatgactttgtggctttgtcgaaacctataaacaaaaacaagacctctaaattggttaacatgataaatttgaatgaatataacaagcctctctttgaagtccaaggtgcttatccttctcccacctttcaaattcctaaaactcctctccttactatccaaggaaggtatgatcatgattcctttcgtaccccaaataaaccaatcatcactgtgcaaggaagaaaacctataagtccttacaattatgctaagcaaataactagagagagttatcatgtggttgcccatacttatcataccagaaataataagcaacctaatcctcctcctggtattccagtttcgcttcctaatcctcaaccaattcttcctcaagctccccgtatttcgcaagttatgggtaaggaatatgatctcatagaacaactcaaagctacccctgctaaaatatccctttgggatttgattcaaacttcttccgctcatcatggaatgttacaagatgccttgaaagatttgaatgttcctccaccgaatacatctagtaatatagcatcttttgttaactctgtgatgaatcctaaacctcaaattgtgtttacgcaagatgagttgcctactagtgaagtccaacaacaatatgatcccttgatgattgtggttgtcatgaaagacactgctataagacgaacactagtagataatggctttggccttaatgtgtgtagcatcaatctattgcataagatgaatgtggatacttctcttatggagcctgactctcgttccattcgtggctttgacaatgtggctaagacttcattgggtatcatcaccttacctctcacagtgggacctgttactttgcctactcctatccatgttatgccgggaaatttaacatacaacttgttattagggaggccttggattcacagcatgcaagttgtcccctctacattgcatagacaagttaaattcatttataacaataagacatataccttgatgggtgatactaattttcaagcttgtctacaaacatctaattccaaaggagattcttctaagccatcctcgtctagtgatgactctttaaacaagaaacctatcgatgagtcttcgctttccgatgatcaaaatcctttggatgaatctggaactcctgaagaaaatcctt from Cryptomeria japonica unplaced genomic scaffold, Sugi_1.0 HiC_scaffold_749, whole genome shotgun sequence encodes:
- the LOC131872730 gene encoding G-type lectin S-receptor-like serine/threonine-protein kinase SD2-5, coding for MDEQYPVSRFCGTVSLQDALVRPILLSSNISYNDMNLQFGCGFLCYGSPCDTGYLLATFFAVYDIDGRLFDMEMSFDYPTDTLLRGQKLKAGQKITANISHKNTSQCRFYCTLLHDSFAMFTASAPAKMYFRYPETRAGVEFSYIQFDNQSVHIYSQGGGPPSINLSVSKTYLYFRLDSDGHLRVCSILQTTGRSSPDYLPSFMRSVAECDYPRPCGDYGVCTNGQCSCPTNGNAFKPIDVTEPNFGCVPRVPLVCSDKSRRKDHHFLELEHVSYFTYVFENASRPGLISSEECKRLCPEDCSCKAAFFRYEANFCTGYCYLESNIYSMKTNSPVHEFYNSAAYIKIQSRSKRSKYLVVVIICASVGGALALLILLWAWINKSQNSRQQTEKDEDDGEHDHVDWPGRLPLSFSFQDLQDATNGFSMKLGRGGFGSVYEGVLADGSKIAVKRLDGAGQ